In Panicum virgatum strain AP13 chromosome 5K, P.virgatum_v5, whole genome shotgun sequence, the genomic window AGGACTAgacccgatcttccgagaggtgaTGACCTCCTCGTTGGCCCGACGATCAGCACGAAGGCCGTTGCAGTGAAGACGCTGCGCCCGCTGTTGGTCGTCCTCGCCGGTGAAGGACTCGGAGTCCAGCGAGATGACCGAGATTTGGCGCCGGCCGTCAGGGCTGCTGCCGTTGGGCGGGAGGGTGAAGACAGCGACCTGATATTCAGCCTCAAGGTGATGAGGGTGAATCAGATCAGATCTGCTCCGAGTCGGACTGATCTAGCTCTGTGTTGCTCATGCGTACTCGGACTTGATCTGAGTAGACCGCGGAGTTGTTGCGGAGCGCATGTGGCATGATGGCTGAGTCGCCTGGACGACCCAGCACACTCTCGCCGAGTTGTATGCACTCGGCGATGGATCTGGTAACGCGATCTATTCCGGAGATTAGATCGGTATTGGCGATAACAGGGCGACGCGTTGCCTTGGGGCGAACGATCGGAGGATCGTTGATGTCGAGTTCGGAAACCCGATGAACGATGGAGCTCTGCGccgtcagattggatctgacgCTTGTGGAAGTGCCGCTCTCGGTGATCGAGGGGCTGGTGGGTGGGTTCCGGGGAACCGTAGTTTTCGGAAAACTACTGAAGGTGAAGGCGaatccggcggcggcctccatctGGATGCTGACGTTGGCGGAGAAGAAGACGCCGGATCTTGATGCCATCGAGCTCGCTGTAAGGACTCCTGAGAAATCTCCCCTACCTAGCGTGCCAATTGTCGGATTGCTTATCtggcaagtccaccaggggtatgcccggcggtagatttgtaggtgaagggGGGATTCCGAAGCCAAGAACTAGATGGTTGCGAGATAACGCTAGGGTTTAGACAAGTTCGGGCCGCTCGAGAGCGTAATACCATGCGTCCGGTGTTGTGTGTATTGTATGAGCTTGATGATAATGAATGAATGAGATGCGATCTATGGGTCCCCTCACGGCgcctttataggccaggtgtcgtgggttacaagtaagggagaatatctactcgggttgttacatggaatcaggtCGGTTGATATCCCTGGATATATGGAATTCATATCCGcgccttgatcctgatcctcggaggaaccttcTGACGTCCAGCCGAGTGCCTGTCCGCCGGGTAGTCGTGCAGAGTGGTCCTGGCCGAGTAGGTACCCAGTCGGGAGATAACTACTCAGCTGGGAGCTATCCGGATGTACCTCCGTCAGGACCCCTTTGGTGGAATTCACGGCGGGTGAACGCGGAGTATGATGCAACCGAGTTCCTCAGAGCGAGTGGAAGGTGGATCGACAGGCGGCGAGTTGAAGTCGTGTCGGAGAAGGACATCTTCTCGATCTCGCTGACGAGCTGAGGAAGAAGGATCTCAGCGGAAGTGATCTTGCTGAGTTGTTCCTGCCGAATTATCTCCGTGTTCGTGGGGTTGATCAGGTGGCTAGAGAAACCTTTTGATCCATTGGCGgtgcagacccacgagccgaagacAAAAGTGATTCTGGCACAGATCGCCAAAAAGTCGAAGTCGAAGGATGCCATCGAATTCTTCTGTTGATCGTTGGCGagaccccctacctggcgcgccagctgtcggtgtttagccgccaagctctccgaggataccccgaggagattgattgtaggcagggactcgTCGGGATCAGAATGCGATGGTGTAAGGAACacagatttagacaggttcaggctgccggagcgtaataccctacgtcctgtgtggttgtttgtattgccttaggtattgttcgatgttttggaggggtccctgcccgcccttatataatctggggggacaaggttacatggaaagttttAGCCGAGTATTattagagtcctactccaacGAGGTCGAGTAGTTTCCATATACATCAACTAGTGCTACTGCTGTATGAGTAGTTACAAAGAGGTAAGGTATATTTCATGTActattccttactctagaatattccatgcatataagcagtcccgctgtcccgggtctgacagctcCCTCTTGCTAAGTTTTGGTATAATTCAGCATTTCACACTGCTATAGGTTGTTCACCGTTCAAGGCGTTATATGGTTATGATCCAAACCTTGGTCTGTCAATGCATCTGGATACGCTTGATAACTTTGATGCCGTGAACATTCTGAAGGAACGGAAGCTGCAAACAGCTTTATTACGGGAACAACTAGCTCGTGCTCAAAATCGGATGAAAACCCAAGCGGACAAAATGCGTACTGATCGTTCTTTTCATGTGGGCAATCAGGTACTTCTTAAACTCTAACCTTACGCTCAACAGTCAGTGGTCAATCGTCCGTATCCCAAGTTTTCATTCAAATTCTTTGGGCCATATACTGTTGTCGAGAAAATTGGCACTGCAGCTTATCGTCTGGATCTTCCATCGGGTAGTCTCGTGCATCCGGCTTTCCACATTTTGCAATTGAAACCTTTTACACCTGATTACACACCAGTTTACTCTGATCTATCTAAGTTAGTGGATCTGGACTCTCACATTGGAGCCGAAAGCTATTCTGGATCGTTGTCTTGTCAAGAAGGGAAATAATGTTGTTCCACAAGTGCTGATTAAATGGTCTCATGTTCCTGCTTCTTCAGCAACTTGGGAGGATTGGTATGTGATCACGAAGCGTTTTCCATCTGCTGTTGCTTGGGGACAATCAACATCTCAGGCGGGGGAGATGTAAGGCCTGAAGACCTTTCGGCATCGGTGTAAAAGTCCATTACGTGTTTGATGTGTCAGATATGTAATAGTTAACCACACGTGTGTGGCGTAAAGTGTGTGGGGCCCAGTGGGCAGCGTCCGAGTACTCGAGCATATAGCCCGAGCTCGTGTAAGGGAAGAACCAGAACTgaatttatttcgaaacaattcGACTGAAAGGAGACGTCCTCCTTCAGTCCTCTACCCATCTTTCGATTCCTTCTGTGAGCTCACGGCTCGGTAGATCACCGACGACAACGGGTGTAACAGAAAGGGAGGGAGCAGCAGTCCGTACATGAGGAGGCCGATGGGGAGGCATAGGTATAGGGCGGCTGGTGATAGATGCACAGCGAGTTGCTGACCTCAAGGTAGGCGGGAGGGGGAGAGCAATCCATCTAGTGGGAGATAGAAGAGACGAAGCTAAAATGAAATATGTAGAAAATCGAGGGATTAACTAATAGATGTACTGCGGGTAGGAGTGATAATGACCCATAGTTCTAATAATCTCACAGCCCAACATGGCTCTTAAATATTTTAACTCAGAACTGAGTGTATAGAATTAGAATCGGGTCTTTAAAGGTCCAATCCTTATATTCTCTGGATCAAATTCCAAGGCCTTTACCACTCCTAACTGCGGGTTATGACATAAATGTGAAAAGCGGGTTTATTTTAGAGGTGTTTGCATATAATAGACTACAAAATTTTCCGAAGATCACATCTCATCCATTCGTTTCCTCGCGAATGGCCACAATTCTTGGGTAACATGGTAGCACCCAAGTGCTTTGTAGCACCGGATATGTTCTCGTAGGGGTAGAGATTAGGGCTGTGGTCTTGCGATGGCAGCAAGTGCTTAGGGTTCGATCCATCGCGCCCGAATCGAAGAGAACCGAGTTCCGCCGCCAGTGAGGGGCTCGGCGCACGGCGCAGGATGGCGAGCGGCAGCAGCAACGGGGAGCCGAGCACGGCACCGCAGCCGAATCGGTGGTACGACCTCCGATTGGGCTCCTCCTGCCGCGACTCTCCCcccaccgccaagttctgcaCCCTACGCTGTAGGCCCATCATCCCCTTTCTTGCTCTATTTTTTCTTTCTACTCGCGGATCGCGTCAGCAACTCGGCAAGCTTGAGTATCCTGTCTGCGGCGACTTAGCCTAGGATCCGCATCAGGATGTTTCAAGCGCTGGTTAGCACCAGAGGAGGTAGAACTCGTTGATGGACTGAGTGCTGGTCGTGTGTGGGGTGTCTGGCGCTTATGTCGAGGTCTAGAACTCGTTGAGTTGGGGGCTTGCAGACCTTTGCTGCTACACGGCATTTGGTTTTTGATTACTCCACAGCGTTTCTTTGTTTGACTCATTAGCGTTCATGGTGCTAGGTGTTGATTGATTTTGTTCTGATTAATGTATCTCTAAATTTGGTTTATAAGAAAGGATATGCTGCACCTCTAAATTATCAATCATTTTGGTAACAATAGCAAAATAGGTCTTCAAAAGAATTATACCCTTTCTTCAATTTTTTGTGCATGATGTCGTGGAAATTTTATCTGTTCTACTAGAAGGTATTATGGAATCAGACCTTTGTTGCATAATCTTTTATGTCAAACTGTTTATTAGCTTGAATGAATTTTCTGCCAATGCTTTCATAGAGTAACAGTTAGCTCACCAGGTGAGGGAGCTGCCAGCAAGAGTTCAAATCCTGGTGGCACAATAAAGAAAAGGTCAACCCTAGAAAATAGTGGCAGGGCACCAGCCTGTGGTAATGGTGCGCTTACTTCGGTAGTGGCAGTGGTTGCCGTCCTAGGTAATGGTGTGGCCCTATACGGGTGACGCTGGGGTTCGGGTACTTTCCTGTGCAATACCGTGGGGCTGTCTTTCCCTCCCAGCCGAGTTCTTTTTTATTTGCTTGAATTTTCCCCATTGGGTTTTAGAATTATGCGCTTGGTATTGCTCTATTGGAGAACAATAGTTTTATTTTGAATGAAGATCCATAGTTAAAGAGCATTGATCGTTGCCTCCTACAGCTACAGGAGAGTGAAATTGGCCATCTCTTTCTTATGCAATTTAGCCTCATTTCAATGACGgtcctttcattttttttgtgcaAGCTTTGCTGCTGATGGGACATTGTTTTCCTTTGAATGATATTGTCTTCCTTTGTCAACTTCTCCATTTTTCACTTTCTTCTTTGTTTAGTGTTTGTCATCACTGTCTAACTCCTCTATCTCTGAGTTACTCTTACCTTGTTTACCTTTTGCTGCTAGAGTTGCTTGGGCTATTTCCTTGACTTTCGTACATTTAATTACATCATTTGTTTCATTATTAGTTTATACATTGCATTCGACAGTAGCACAAGCTAAAACATTACTATCTAAAGACTGTAGCACAATGAATATATCAGAAGAAGCTTCTACTTGGTTCAGTGCGGCCCATATGTTCTCAGCTCTTAGAGGAATGGGAGTTGCCCTTGAGACCTTGTACTTGCTCTATACAAAACTGGAGGAGGACATCACATCAGGCTGCTTATTGTAATCTTGTTCATCTCATCTTTCTCATGGACATTATACTGggaaacatccattttcctttCTACATCGTATCCATCATCACACATAATTATCTACACATTCTGGCATATCCACCCCAGAATTTGATGGATTCCAAGCCCCTTTCAGCCTCTAGTAAAGCTGTGATTCGCTCCACAGGCTCCTCTGCAGTAAGTTGGTTGCTTGCCTGGGTTGGAAATTCTTTAAGGACGTTTGATCATATTCCCTTTGTTTTATCTGTGGATTCAACCATTCTCTAATGCCTGTGAGTAGTTGGTGACCACTTAATTGTCTGTGAGAAGTTACAGGCCACTTGATCTTCTTTCTGATCATTGACTATTTGTTAATGAAAAAATATAGCTACACTTGTGATCTGTAAAAATCGTGTGCCATTGATTGTATTATAAGCCAAAAATGATGTTTTGCAATTAACAATTCTCTTACCTTTTATTTGACAGATGAATTTAAGCCAGCATCAATTGACAAAACTCAAGCTGGGTCTCTGCAGAGTACCAAGGATAACCGGGTTACTGTGGAATTCCATAATAATCAGCCTGGCAAGCCAAAGGCGACATTTGAGGGAAGCCAAGAAGAGTACAAGGATAGTGATGGTGTCTTGTTTTTTGATGGTGAGACCTTTCGCCTGGAGAGGTTACATCGGGCTGTCAAGAGACTAAGGTATGTACGAGTTCCGGGAGAGTCTGCAGCAGCTAATTTGGCAACTACGACTACTGGAATGGGTGCAGAATCACATTCTCCACCATTAGCTAAAGTCAGCAAGTCACAGGCCATGAGCAAACCTGCTGGTCACTCAGTCCCAGTACGTTCTGTTACTATTTTTAGGCCATAGATACTTGTTTGTCATTATTCTTTGTTTTGTTAGCTTTTCACTTTATAAATTGAGCAAAACGCCAAAACAACACCTGGCATATGGGATTAAATAATTAGTATGAAGACATCTGATAAGTTCTATTTAACCAACCAAACACTAAAATCTTCATTAATAGTATCTCACACTAGGCAAATTTCTCGAAACTGGGAATGTTGTAAAACATGCTACCCTATGAACATGCTTTATAAAGGTGAAATATTTGGGTAGGAATTGTTATCCACAAGTTATATGTTTGCCTAAGTTCAAATTTTAATTGGTTCAAAAGTTTATTTGAGTTCAACAGACTGCAGGTATCCCCTTTTGCTTTACAGGATTAGTGTTGTATCGATAGTATACAAAGATATCAATAGACTGCAGGCATCCGATTACTGTGCATTATCACGCCCTTAATTTTCTATCCATTCGATCATTTTGTAATTCATTGGTTACTTATTGGTTATGAAGGTTTGTTTTCAGAATATGGTACTTTGTTATTGTGAATCATGGCACTTTGTTAAGAAATGACTGTGTTGTTGTGAAAAACTTATCTTTGGTTGGGATGTGAAACTTGACCAAGGGACTCTCATGATGGCGATCTTTTTTATTAGACTGTTATGTCTAATTTGTCAATAAAAAGTGTGACAATTTTGTTagcatgccacgaagtcatttcAATTAAATAATGATGTTGAAATGTTGTTTTTGTTTCAAACTGTTACAATAACTCTGAACCATGGCAGCTAATGCATTCATGCATCTGATACATGCTGCTCTATTTTTAGCATTGAATAGGGAACATAGCCTTCTGGGCTTTAGAATATGGGAATTGGGATGCAAACAAATTCTCTAAAGATAGTCCTGTACTGTTTCAACCATTACATAAAGTTTACTTAATTACTGGGTGCTTGCTTTTGGTCAATTTAAAAGTCTGTCATATCGGCACATTTAGGATGAAAATGTTTGTTTAGTCAAATTTGTTAATTACGAATATTTTGGTATGTTCACATAACCGTTGAACAGATCTTTGCTACCATCATTATGTGATAATATATAGTAGTTTCAAACTTTCCATTCTTTTGATGTTTCAAGGGACTACTAATCAATTATGACTCTGCAGGTTGAGGTTGAGCGCATTGACATCGGTGAACCTGAAAATCCAGGTAACATGACTCTGTGTGACATAAATTATCTGTTTTTTTTGGTGGACTGGGGGTCGGTGGCGTTGCGGGGGTGGGATGGGTGTGTGGGTGGGTGGTGGGTGGTTGCTCACGTAAGGGTACTCGAGAAAGAGGCAGGTTTGAGAGCTCAGCTGTAGTTGGTCCTAGCTCATTCAAGATCAGCTGCCCAGAATGGTCAATTGGGGACAATGGTTGTAGTTTGTGGTTATTAACCCCATGCTACAGATTCAAATTGAGTTGGATTTATTATTTCACTGGATTTGTCTAATGTCGTGGCATGGAGCTAGGCATTCATTGTTAGAGCATATTAGCCGCATGGAAGCATGATAGATTTCAATATATTAAAACATGTTGCCTGGCTACCCTGGCATAGATATGCATACACAATGGATACTCCAATGCGCTATGTTTCTGAAAATGCTAATACGGTgatacacatatatacatatataataaaaagaGAAAATACAGGAATTAACCATTGCTAGGAAGGCATCAACTTCAAAGTAAGGGAatgataatatttttttggGTGGTGGTGAGAGAAGGCATCGGAAGAATGGCTCTTGAAACACGAGGGGTTAAGGGATCAAAGGTGTTAAAAAAGTATAGGAGAATTGTCAACCAAGTATTgaatttctttttgtttggaAATTATAGGTATCTGAAGAGTATCTATATCTGATACATGAACATGAGCTTTCATAAGTATCCTGGCATTGGACATCATACTTGGGATTCCCATGAAACCTGCTTTCATGAATTCATAGAAACTCTAGTTGGCTAATTGCAAGGCAAATCATGTTACTTGCCACTCCCACTTAGGCCTACTTTCTGCCTATGCCGGAGGTGCAAATCCAATTCCACGCGCGCTCGCTAGGGAGCGTCCGAGCGCTCGATTTCCCACTCCCGCTCCTATACGTGGATCCCATCGACAGCTTTTATTttcatttcttcttttttcacGAGTCCACATGTGAGTACGTGACACCGCTGTTGTGCTTTGCGGCAGGAGCAAACTCGCCTGCCTATTCGGCTTCCAACAtgccttttattttatttctttttattcaaAACTTTTTGTCTTAGCATTTTTTCGTGTAACATTTTATCACATTCTTTTATCCAAATATTTATGCACAACTTATGAACCTAAACTTTGTTGTACAACTTATACACATAATCTTTTTATCACATATTTTATGCACATAATGTTTTGCTTTTTATGCATAATTTATAAACATAAATTTTGTTATTATGTACATATACTGTATATAACTTTGTACACAATTTTTGTTATATAACTTTTTTTAAAACGATTTTTTGtccaaatatattttgtatataATGTATGTTTATATAAGTTtgtgttatattttttttatagttGTTTATATTGCATGATAAAAGAGAATGAGCACTTCGGTGTACACGTAGTGGTCTTAGTGGACATGCACGGCAGCACAGAGGGACTCAGGAGCGATTTCGTGGAAGCCAAGTACTAGTGAAAGAAAGGTACAACTAGTAAAGTGGCAGAGCTGTCCAATCGGTCGCCAGGAGCCGTCCCGGCGTGCGCTCGGTAATTAGAAAACCCCTGCCGGAGTCACTACGACTGTATTGCTATGTTTTCCAGCACTTCTTTTTTGAATATAAAAGGAGGcattataattaattaattatcgGGAAGCAAAAGGTCAAATAGAGAAACATGATTAGTTTGCACACATTCTTAGATTCTTTCGTTGTCCACTCACTCACTAATGTTTACCTTACCCTAGAGGATATATAAGTAGAAGTCAACACATCCGTTTTTTTTGTAGTTGATTAAGATGAAAATTATGTTCGCCAAAATCAGTTTGATTCGATGGAGGTTATGTCATAGAGGACTTTTATTTCCTATGATTAGATTATCATGCCATGCCTCA contains:
- the LOC120706993 gene encoding ELL-associated factor 1-like, whose translation is MASGSSNGEPSTAPQPNRWYDLRLGSSCRDSPPTAKFCTLRYEFKPASIDKTQAGSLQSTKDNRVTVEFHNNQPGKPKATFEGSQEEYKDSDGVLFFDGETFRLERLHRAVKRLRYVRVPGESAAANLATTTTGMGAESHSPPLAKVSKSQAMSKPAGHSVPVEVERIDIGEPENPGPRHNNKSTRYQPVTTDSFALSPGPNDEENLDILGDDDDNVSPNNMTSGHGASDCGFDINLPDQGNMDDEIADVDVNDEADEGLNAAEALRAQVNAEGEQEEQDSSSSSGSSSSSSSGSGSGSGSSDSDGSDGDTASSGADVDI